A genomic region of Cotesia glomerata isolate CgM1 linkage group LG9, MPM_Cglom_v2.3, whole genome shotgun sequence contains the following coding sequences:
- the LOC123271604 gene encoding odorant receptor 13a-like isoform X1, with product MTTTKNINWNSNTQYAFGLYKLITKSLGIWPFDCQSILSKIQTLIVIILEITMAASILFETSLNCGAVHDTTQMYSLSTCCFIVIVKLATLRINNEKFLTIISSSIHDWTTILDPKASKVMKKNAKLARFVCLFQMISAYMTAVIFIMGPLAFLAIYDMPIDVNMTSNSSVPKFQPLPLQTGCLFNEMSSHTYSAIYILQAIQILSTCTGNVGSDCYFFGITLHVAGQLEWLGEQFQTLNIKSTEQEYTKTLGPLVRRHNQLIQFAKDLEDSFNICIILVLAVNMVQICLSGLQMIISLRNGDTATVVNGVIILYILNLQIFLYSYAGDRLSSGIANLHTAIYCGKWYNLPQRAIKDLVFIMLRTHKTFNLTAGRIYAMNIDSFKNILKATLSYFSVMQAMFED from the exons ATGACAacgacaaaaaatataaactggAATAGTAATACTCAATATGCTTTTGGTCTTTATAAACTTATTACAAAAAGTCTTGGGATTTGGCCATTCGACTGTCAATCAATCTTATCAAAAATACAAACactgattgttattattctCGAG ATAACAATGGCAGCCAGCATTCTATTTGAAACTAGCCTTAACTGTGGTGCAGTGCATGATACTACTCAAATGTACTCCCTATCAACTTGTTGTTTTATTGTAATAGTAAAATTAGCAACACTcagaattaataatgaaaaatttcttaccaTTATTTCATCAAGTATACATGACTGGACGACGATACTAGATCCAAAAGCTtctaaagttatgaaaaagaaTGCAAAATTGGCTCGATTTGTTTGCCTTTTTCAAATGATTTCTGCATATATGACAGCAGTCATTTTTATTATGGGACCATTAGCATTCCTCGCTATATATGATATGCCGATTGATGTTAATATGACTAGCAATTCCTCTGTTCCAAAATTTCAACCTCTGCCTTTGCAAACTGgatgtttatttaatgaaatgtcATCACATACATATTCTGCAATTTATATTCTCCAAGCAATCCAAATTTTATCGACATGCACTGGTAACGTGGGAAGCGATTGTTACTTTTTTGGAATCACTTTACATGTCGCAGGACAACTCGAATGGCTAGGAGAACAATTTCAaactttgaatattaaatcaaCTGAACAAGAATACACGAAAACACTCGGACCTCTTGTAAGAAGGCACAATCAATTGATACAGTTTGCAAAAGACTTGGAAGATTCATTCAATATTTGTATTATTCTCGTACTTGCGGTGAATATGGTCCAAATCTGTTTAAGTG GATTGCAGATGATCATAAGCTTGCGAAATGGAGATACTGCCACAGTCGTTAATGGAGTCATCATTCTTTACATACTAAATCTTCAAATCTTTCTTTATAGCTATGCTGGTGACCGATTGAGTTCTGGAATAGCAAATTTGCACACTGCGATATACTGTGGTAAATGGTACAACTTACCGCAAAGAGCAATCAAAGACCTGGTGTTCATTATGCTTAGAACTCATAAAACGTTTAATTTAACAGCCGGAAGAATTTATGCTATGAATAttgatagttttaaaaatattttaaaggctactttatcttatttttcgGTGATGCAAGCTATGTTTGAAGACTAA
- the LOC123271737 gene encoding uncharacterized protein LOC123271737, producing the protein MVPLDPKKRAASDSIDTLRLNEAARNVTRRKGRLQTYEIDKIFQDTIEAKGKQQAKPNLTRSRSSSIASNPDTDKAGTHNNDEWKVPRKTNKVPTQGNGADMETENPYSNLQETDGASQQSQTGDNQNNARNNTQNNNKPKSRPPPIFINNTNIDESINKLTNENIDKKLFTIYVNKSNQTIFAKDHDTYDKIKTILINTVEFYTFKKKEDKTINILLKNVAGIFHKQSIAKEIKELNLNQVEITKVKKLPTRKEQEKKKHFIIQISSDSILKNLTDIKKLCCQKIKWEKLRKPKIIQCTRCQRVGHSATTCGMKYRKNLTCANCGEKGHPANYQGCPYLKLANKEKQQETHKPHQPRFINRPRSRPVQLGLQFNQITANQTPQNNTQYPADFPQLPHTNTPLNMPPPPPWANELRASQMAPNNQFQQKQQRQEASSTTLTQNKLKIMAVNVNSIQANKRRLELISRIHQHNPDVILLSETKLKKSHKLTLKNYTIIRTDRTPEKQGGGTAISIRDTIKYEEINYPASINNITTEYTIIKLQNPENPVENITIVSLYATPDNKKAFRDELDSLFISLKLDNTNNSFIIAGDLNTRRTDWGDTLTNERGKYLIKWEKESAPRYQARISTDGPSYNPNNSYLDCCISNLNICDLVNGKITTEEYDSDYKALLFTIQLNHKIQSNQVAKKFNYKATNWSRFTKFLDKNHPPPPPDDKNLTNNDLDEYISTLTKTIQTEIDSTVPHFEKQDSVLKYLNTRIKKLQKNKSKLITDLHRLQRQQPPNYQQKIQNIKSTINLVRDELKKEFDSDLISPDIVQLDKATIDLNRKTATFSNAIDKLNIIGNHYEKINSPRYLNDDTPLRRIIDHTVNQTKVKLDKNERNGTTFTTFTHLNKSSHPNNNLEHQLSFCSSLSIKKILQKLPNKTSSGPDSIPPIVLKHLPDPLIVTLTIIFNNALNNAYFPSAWKEAKVLTILKKNKDPTKPVSYRPISLTSNLGKVYEIHINNIIVKVCEDNKIIPDHNPEYTTMSLSQQFSSTWRKLLIPYGWQDLFIH; encoded by the exons ATGGTACCTCTTGACCCAAAAAAGAGAGCAGCATCGGACTCTATAGATACTCTAAGATTAAATGAAGCAGCGAGAAATGTCACTCGTAGAAAAGGACGACTTCAAACGTACGAAatcgacaaaatttttcaagatacaATAGAAGCAAAAGGTAAACAACAAGCTAAGCCTAACCTAACTCGATCAAGATCATCGTCTATAGCCTCAAATCCAGATACCGATAAAGCAGGAACCCATAACAACGATGAATGGAAAGTCCCTagaaaaacaaataaagtACCTACCCAAGGTAATGGAGCAGACATGGAGACAGAAAATCCCTACTCAAACCTTCAAGAAACAGATGGCGCGTCACAACAATCACAAACCGGTGACAATCAAAATAATGCTAGGAATAACACCCAAAACAACAACAAACCAAAATCTCGACCTCCtccaatttttataaataataccaATATTGATGAGTCCATTAATAAGCTCACTAATGAgaatatagataaaaaattgtttacaatTTATGTAAACAAATCAAATCAAACCATTTTCGCCAAAGACCATGATACGTAcgacaaaattaaaactattcTCATTAACACCGTCGAATTTTAcacctttaaaaaaaaagaagataagACAATAAATATCCTTCTTAAAAATGTTGCTGGAATCTTTCATAAACAAAGCATTGCAAAAGAGATCAAGGAACTAAACCTAAACCAAGTGGAAATAACCAAAGTTAAAAAACTGCCAACAAGGAaagaacaagaaaaaaaaaaacactttataattcaaatatcATCTGATAGCatcctaaaaaatttgacagacATCAAAAAACTGTGCTGCCAAAAAATCAAGTGGGAAAAATTACGCAAGCCCAAAATAATCCAATGCACCAGGTGTCAGAGAGTCGGACACTCAGCAACAACATGCGGAATGAAATACAG GAAAAATCTTACCTGCGCAAACTGTGGTGAAAAGGGCCACCCAGCCAATTACCAAGGCTGTCCCTACTTAAAATTGGCTAACAAGGAAAAACAACAAGAAACTCACAAACCCCACCAACCAAGATTTATAAACAGACCCAGAAGCAGACCAGTCCAACTTGGACTCCAATTCAATCAAATAACAGCTAATCAAACACcacaaaataatacacaataTCCTGCTGACTTTCCTCAATTACCTCATACGAATACTCCTCTCAATATGCCTCCACCACCTCCCTGGGCTAATGAGCTCAGA GCATCCCAAATGGCGCCTAATAATCAATTTCAACAAAAACAACAGAGACAGGAAGCTAGTTCTACCACACTTACTCaaaacaaactaaaaattatggcTGTCAATGTCAACTCCATTCAAGCCAATAAACGCAGACTCGAATTGATCAGCAGGATCCATCAGCACAACCCCGATGTGATCCTCCTATctgaaacaaaattaaaaaaatcacataaACTTACTCTTAAAAACTACACAATCATACGAACTGACAGAACACCAGAAAAACAAGGCGGTGGTACAGCAATATCCATCAGAGACACCATTAaatatgaagaaataaattacccAGCGTCAATTAACAACATCACCACTGaatatactataataaaaCTACAAAACCCAGAAAACCCTGTCGAAAATATCACCATAGTCAGTCTATATGCCACACCAGACAATAAAAAAGCATTCCGAGACGAGTTGGACAGTCTTTTCATATCACTTAAGTTAGATAACACCAATAATTCGTTCATAATTGCAGGCGACCTGAACACCAGGAGAACAGACTGGGGAGATACTCTCACCAACGAACGAGGAAAGTATCTCATCAAATGGGAAAAGGAGTCGGCTCCCAGATACCAGGCGAGGATCTCAACCGATGGACCCTCGTACAACCCCAACAACTCTTACCTGGACTGCTGCATCTCCAACCTCAATATCTGTGACCTTGTGAACGGAAAAATTACGACTGAGGAATACGATAGTGACTACAAAGCTCTTCTTTTTACGATCCAATTAAACCATAAGATCCAATCTAACcaagttgcaaaaaaatttaactacaaaGCAACTAACTGGTCTAGATTCACCAAATTCTTAGATAAAAATCATCCCCCACCCCCTCCGGACGACAAAAACTTAACAAACAATGACTTAGACGAATACATTTCaacattaacaaaaacaatacAGACAGAAATAGACTCAACAGTACCCCACTTTGAAAAACAAGACAGTGTactaaaatacttaaatactagaattaaaaaactacaaaaaaacaaatctaAACTCATCACAGACCTACATAGACTCCAAAGACAACAGCCGCCTAATTACCAACAAAAAATCCAAAACATAAAATCTACAATTAATTTAGTCAGAGATGAACTCAAAAAAGAGTTTG ACTCAGACCTCATTTCACCTGATATAGTACAACTAGACAAAGCCACCATAGACCTAAACCGTAAAACAGCAACCTTCTCCAACgcaatagataaattaaatataattggtAACCactacgaaaaaataaattcacctAGATATTTGAACGATGATACTCCACTAAGAAGAATCATCGACCATACAGTGAACCAAACAAAAGTCAAACTTGATAAAAATGAACGCAACGGTACTACCTTCACTACATTTACACATTTAAACAAATCATCTCACCCTAACAACAACCTAGAACACCAACTCAGCTTCTGCAGCTCACTGTCAATTAAGAAGATACTTCAAAAGCTTCCAAATAAAACCTCAAGTGGTCCGGACTCAATACCACCAATAGTCCTCAAACATCTACCTGATCCACTCATCGTAACTCTGACTATTATCTTCAACAACGCGCTGAACAACGCTTATTTTCCATCAGCTTGGAAGGAAGCCAAAGTCCTTacaattctgaaaaaaaataaagaccCAACAAAGCCAGTTAGCTACAGGCCGATTAGTCTAACAAGCAATTTAGGTAAAGTCTACGAGATCCATATCAACAACATCATTGTTAAAGTTTGCGaagataacaaaattattccTGACCACAATCCTGAATACACCACAATGAGCTTGTCGCAGCAGTTCTCATCGACCTGGAGAAAGCTTTTGATTCCGTATGGCTGGCAGGACTTATTTATACATTGA
- the LOC123271604 gene encoding odorant receptor 13a-like isoform X2, producing MAASILFETSLNCGAVHDTTQMYSLSTCCFIVIVKLATLRINNEKFLTIISSSIHDWTTILDPKASKVMKKNAKLARFVCLFQMISAYMTAVIFIMGPLAFLAIYDMPIDVNMTSNSSVPKFQPLPLQTGCLFNEMSSHTYSAIYILQAIQILSTCTGNVGSDCYFFGITLHVAGQLEWLGEQFQTLNIKSTEQEYTKTLGPLVRRHNQLIQFAKDLEDSFNICIILVLAVNMVQICLSGLQMIISLRNGDTATVVNGVIILYILNLQIFLYSYAGDRLSSGIANLHTAIYCGKWYNLPQRAIKDLVFIMLRTHKTFNLTAGRIYAMNIDSFKNILKATLSYFSVMQAMFED from the exons ATGGCAGCCAGCATTCTATTTGAAACTAGCCTTAACTGTGGTGCAGTGCATGATACTACTCAAATGTACTCCCTATCAACTTGTTGTTTTATTGTAATAGTAAAATTAGCAACACTcagaattaataatgaaaaatttcttaccaTTATTTCATCAAGTATACATGACTGGACGACGATACTAGATCCAAAAGCTtctaaagttatgaaaaagaaTGCAAAATTGGCTCGATTTGTTTGCCTTTTTCAAATGATTTCTGCATATATGACAGCAGTCATTTTTATTATGGGACCATTAGCATTCCTCGCTATATATGATATGCCGATTGATGTTAATATGACTAGCAATTCCTCTGTTCCAAAATTTCAACCTCTGCCTTTGCAAACTGgatgtttatttaatgaaatgtcATCACATACATATTCTGCAATTTATATTCTCCAAGCAATCCAAATTTTATCGACATGCACTGGTAACGTGGGAAGCGATTGTTACTTTTTTGGAATCACTTTACATGTCGCAGGACAACTCGAATGGCTAGGAGAACAATTTCAaactttgaatattaaatcaaCTGAACAAGAATACACGAAAACACTCGGACCTCTTGTAAGAAGGCACAATCAATTGATACAGTTTGCAAAAGACTTGGAAGATTCATTCAATATTTGTATTATTCTCGTACTTGCGGTGAATATGGTCCAAATCTGTTTAAGTG GATTGCAGATGATCATAAGCTTGCGAAATGGAGATACTGCCACAGTCGTTAATGGAGTCATCATTCTTTACATACTAAATCTTCAAATCTTTCTTTATAGCTATGCTGGTGACCGATTGAGTTCTGGAATAGCAAATTTGCACACTGCGATATACTGTGGTAAATGGTACAACTTACCGCAAAGAGCAATCAAAGACCTGGTGTTCATTATGCTTAGAACTCATAAAACGTTTAATTTAACAGCCGGAAGAATTTATGCTATGAATAttgatagttttaaaaatattttaaaggctactttatcttatttttcgGTGATGCAAGCTATGTTTGAAGACTAA